The genomic DNA ATGTGCACCACCATTTTGAGCGTTGGCCACAAACAGATCAGGAACCTACTTTCAATTTCCCAGAACAGATGAAGCAGTTTTATCGCCTCGAGGAAATGGATGAGCAGGAGTGGAAAGCAGTGATGGCACTGGATCGGGAATTACTGATTCAAGACCTGATACGCCTTATAGAGGATGGTTTTGTGAGGTTTGAGCATTTTCAAAAAATTGACGAGCAAGATATGGTCGCACGGGCAATTACCATGCTGACTGATTTGCGATATGAAGGCGTTTGGCCATATTTCCCGCTGATCGCGATGCAGGATTATGATTTCATCTACTTCTATTTTGGTGATGCCTTGCCGCATTTTGTTAAACGTTATGCCGCACTTTGCAAGGGATTGGACCTCGAAAAGTTGGAGGAGTTTCTGATGACGCCTGGTATCGGTGGAATGGTCAAAAGCTTCATGATTCCGATGGTTGCTTTTCAGGTTTTCCACGGGCATATTGAAAGAACTGAAGTGGAGGCCTGGGTATTGCGCTTGCTTAACAAGCTTTACGATGCCAAGGATGATTCCCAACTATGCGATGGTTACCTGAATTCTGGCCTCATTGGTCTTGCCACAGATCTGAACATGAAGGATGCCTTACCGCAGGTGAAGAAATTTTTCGATGATGGTTTAGTAGATCCGGACTTCTCAGGGGATTATGAGGAAGTCGCTTCCTATTTTGAAGTTGAGCACCCTTATACAAACTATCAGCCGAACCTGAATGGCTGGGAGTTTCTTTTAAATCCTTTGAACATCAATATGGATGATTTCTCCTGATCACAATAAAAAAATAACGATAAATTGAAAAGCAGCCTTCGGGCTGTTTTTTTTGATTAATGCGACAACCTGTAAAGAGCACACACTTTTCCTGGATGCTGCCTCCATCAAACAGAAAGTGATTTTTTAATCATCGGTAATGATAAAGTGCGCACTGAGCGGTTGAATATTTTGTTACCTCAACCTTAATTTTAGGCGTTTAATTTTTCTGTGGGATATCAATCAACGAACCTAAATAATGGCTAAATGAGAGATAAAGACAGCGGTTGTTCAATTGCTTGACCGCTGAATTTAGAGACTGTCCATTGCTCTCGATAGTCGGTGGAAAATACGGTAACAACCTATCGAAAAGCCTAAACTACAAGTTGAATGGAAAAAATAGGGGACTTACTTGTTATTTTTACCTTAAAGGTGAATTAAATTAATATAATTGTACTATATTAAGGGTATGAAATTTTGCATGAACACATTTGTCATGCAATTCATGTGGTAATTTAAGTAAGTGTGTGAGACCCTAACGACCTGTTAGGGTTTTTTTTGTTTCAATACATCCTTTCTTGGCGCCGCAGTTTCTGTGGTCTGGCAACTATTCCAGCCCATCAGGCTATAGAAATAGCATTTTCCGCTCAAGCTGTTCGCGACCAACAAACCGGCGCCTACCAACAGCAGTGTGCCCAAATTCCCTGTAATGATATTGCCCAGGTACAAGAATATCATAATGGTGGCAATAATTCCCCGGACGATCCGGTCAATCTTGCCCATATTTAACTTTACAGTAGCCATAGTATAAATTTTTCAACCAATTACAATAAAGTAATAAATCACCAAAACAGATGTCTGCTCGGCGGCATTTGTGCAGTTGAAAAAGAAAAATTTTGGGGAGTTTGCTCACTCCCCCAATAAAATGTGTGTAATGTGGTAATGTGTGTTTGACCCTTCATTCAGTAATGAACTATTGTCTATACTTGAAAGTAGGAGTTTCGCCCTGAATGCCCTAATTTATTGATGGTACAATAGGGGGTACGCCTTTTCTGACGTGTAACAATAGGGGGTACACAGACTTTTATTTCGCTCTTCATAGCCAAATAGGGCTATTTTTTAGGGGTACATTGGGTGGTTGAATTATTTTTTCATATCTTAATTATAATAAGTAATATTTTTACAATATCTCAACCACCACTTAGCTGACAGTTCCCTATGGCATTTTTCTTCTCTCGGCAATTCCCTGTTTTTGTATGCTTTTTTGTATGCTTTTGGACGTTCAATTTTGGCTGTTCATTTGCTCAGAGCGACCAAAAGAATCTGATCCGATGGGGAAAGGGGGAGGGGCTTTCCCAAAACGATGTTTTTTGTATTCTGCAGAATCGGCAGGGTTTTATGTGGATGGGTACCGAAGAAGGTTTAAATAAATTTGATGGCGCTAATTTCACGCCTTTTCGTCCGCAGCAGGGCGATCCTCATGCCTTGGTTTTTCATGGTGTGCGGGCGATGGTGGAAGAAGACAATGGAGTAATCTGGGTAGGCACACTTGCGGGACTGAATTCTTATCAGCCGGAAAACAACCGCTTCGAAGCCATGGGCGGCGATGTACTCGAACGGGCGGATGTCCGTGCTTTGTGTTTAGATCAGGCAAATAATTTATGGGTGGGGACATCAGATCAAGGCTTATGGGTGAGGGAACAAGGGGTTTTTAAGACTTACCTGCCAGGCGTTGTTTGTAATAGTTTAATAGAAGACCATGCAGGTAACATTTGGCTTGGAACCAATAGCGGCCTTTTTTGTAAAGCCGGAAATCGCCCACACTTTGAACCTGTCAGTACTTTCGATCAGTCACAAATTATCAGAACTTTTGCCGTAGATCAGCAGAATAATCTGTGGATCGGAACTTATAGCGGAGGCCTTTGGAAACTGGCTGAAAAGACTCATGAGGTCGTGGCGCATTACACTACAGAAAACGGCCTGAATGCCAATCAGGTGGTGAGCCTTGCCACCGACCACCAGCAGGGCTTATGGATTGGGACTGAAAATCAGGGTTTGCAATTTCTGGATTTGAAATCGGAAAAAGCCGCCATCCATACCATTGACGCCACCGAAACGCCCATCCGTTATTCAACCATTACGGCTATTTATGCTGATAATCAGGGGCGGATTTGGCTTGGTGTTTACGGTAAAGGCATATTTATGCACGATCCTTATCAGCCATTTAAGCAGGTAACCTATGGCCTTCATTTTTCCAAAGGACTGACGCACAGTAGTGTTCGGTCGGTGCTGAAAATGGGAGACCAATGGCTTTTGGGCACTGATGGCGGGGGGCTGAATGTCTATAACACCCTCAGCGGTAATATTTCCAATCAGCAACTGCCCGACTTTTCAAGGCATATTCTCTCCCTTGAAAGAGATCAGCAGGGGAATATATGGGTGGGAAGTTATGGGAAAGGTGCCTACCTGTGGAACGGGCAACGAAACAAGCCACAAAACTATTCGCACCTTCTTATTGAACATAATGTATGGGCGCTGAAGGCGGATTTGTCGGGCGATGGCATGTGGATGGGAACCTCCAAAGGCTTATTCTTTCGGTCTTTAGATGGCCGACGGACGGAAAAATATACGCACCAGGAAAATGATGACAAGAGCCTGGGCGATAATGATGTCCGTGCGCTGATGCAGGACGTTCGCGGGGATTTATGGGTGGGTTCTTTTGGTGGCCTGAGCAGGTTTTCCAAAAAAGAACAGCGATTTTATAATTACCCGATTTCAGTACAAATGGAACGTACCCTTGGCGTGATGAGTATTCTTGAAGATGATCATTTGAATATTTGGGTAGGAACTTTTGGCGGAGGGGTTTTCCGTTTCGATCGTTCTACCGAGAAGTTCGAGCCGGTGGAGTCGCTGCGTAATTTGCAAATTTTTTCAATGGTGGCGGGGCAAGATCAGCAGGTATGGATGTCCTCCAATGTGGGGATTCACTGTTTTGATCCTCGCAATCAGCAAGTCCGTTTTTTTAATATCCCTCATGACCTGAGCCTCGGGAATTTTAATTATGGTGCGGGCGTTTGTTTGGAAGATGGTACGATAACCTTCGGAAATACCGAAGGGCTGGTGTTTTTCAACCCTGATGCGGTAGAATTGGACAGCCCTGCAGCACCTGTGCGCTTCACAAAATTTGAATTGATAGAGAATGTGCCGGAAAATCGTGCCGTATTTATTCAGGAAGGGGAGAAGAATGATGAGGTTCGTTTGTCGGCGGGTGAAAATTCATTTACAGTAAACTTTGCCTGCCTCGATTATGGAAATACCCGAAACATTGGTTTTCGGTATCGGGTGGGGGAGTCCAAAGATCAGTGGGTGGACATCGGTCAGCAGCGGCGGGTAACGTTCACCGATTACCCTTCGGGAGCGCATGAGTTTCACCTGCAGGCTTATTTGATCAATGCACCCGATCAGATGGTCGGCAGCAGAACCCTTAATATCGACCTTGAACCGCGCTACTACGAAACCATCTATTTTAAAGTGCTGGTTCTTTTGGGCATCATGATGATGATTGCTTTGGCGTGGCGGATCAAAGAGAAAAACTGGCAACATCAGCAAACGGTGCTTAATTCCAAAGTGGCGGAACGCACCCGCGCTTTACAGGCACAGAAGGAGCGCCTTCAGTCGCAAAACAGTGCTTTGGAGAAAGCCGAGCGCGAAAATCATGAATTATTGAAAGCGCAATTTTCTGAAAGGCTGTATTTTCGGGAACGGGAATTAACGGCCCATACGCTGAATACCATCGCTAAAAATGAGCTGCTCAAACGGGTGAAATCAGATTTGGAGGTCATGGTGAAAAAAGATCAGTCTAAAGCGACTGACATTAAAGGCGTGTTGCATAAAATTGATGCCAGCCTGGAGATGGAGCAGGACTGGAAGACCTTTAACGCCCTTTTTGCCGAGGTGCATCAGGATTTTGTGCATAACCTGAAAAGCCAACACCCCGACCTTACAGACTACAATCTTCGCCTCTGTTACCTCTATCGACTGGACCTTTCCTCCAAGGATATCGCCACCACTTTGGGTATTTCCCTGAACAGTGTAAAAGTGGCCCGACACCGCTTGCGCAAGAAGCTGAACCTGTCGGAAGAAGCCGACCTGCTCACCTACTTGCATGGGTTCATGTAATCAATGGTAGTGCTTACTCCACTTTTCTGACCGTTTTCTGATATTGTTGGCTCAGGTGCGTCCATTTAACAATAATGGTTTGTTGCTGTAAAGCACTCAACTCATAGCGCATGCCTGCGGTGGCTTTCGTCTGAAGGATAAGCTGACCAAGCGTATTGGCGATCAGCAACTGCCCCTCTTTGAGTACCTTTAAGTTCCACTGCTGCCCATCTGCCTCAAATGTGAATGGCGGAAGCTGGCTGTTTGTTCCGCCCGATAGTGGTGTGTTTGGTGCTCCGGCACCCGGCCCGATGAACAAATTAATCGTGCGCTCCAGGCCAATAACTTGCTGTTGGCCATTGAATGAAAATGGGGTGAATTCTATGACATAATTCGACTTGTCTTCAAAGATAATATCGGAGAGCCTGATCAGTTCGTTCGCTGCTACGACCGTCAGAACTTCACCATCCACCTCAATGCTGACGCTGTCGGTTTGCGCACTTTCAAATTTCAGAAAATCATTGATAAAGGAATCAAGGGTGAGGGTGTCGGTGGTGTTAAGGATTTTTACTTCCGTAACCCGATCATCTTCAATTAATTTTATTGCAGTAATTGTTGGGTTGATGTTAACCACACCCTCATCAATTCGCCCATCACAGTTATTGTCAATGTTGTCGGCAATTTCCGTCGCATTCGGGTTAATCTGCGGATTTTGGTCGTCACAGTCCTGATTGTTGTCGACAAAACCCGTGGGCTGCTGGCAATCTGCCACGGCTTCATTTGGATCTCCAAAGCCATCATTATCGGCATCGGCATACCATACAGGAATAATTTGATCGGGGTTTGGTACAGTTGGGCAGTTATCGAGCTCATCGCTGATGCCGTCGTTGTCGCCGTCAATGGTCATGCCTTCATCAATCTGCCCATCACAATTATTGTCAATGTTGTCTGCAATTTCCGTCGCATTCGGGTTAATCTGCGGATTTTGGTCGTCACAGTCTTGATTGTTGGCAACAAAACCCGTGGGCTGCTGGCAATCTGCCACGGCTTCATTTGGATCTCCAAAGCCATCATTATCGGCATCAGCATACCAGACAGGAATGATTTGATCGGGGTTCGGCACAGTTGGGCAGTTATCGAGCTCATCGCTGATGCCGTCGTTGTCCATATCATTGCTGAAACCTTCATCAATCTGCCCATCACAATTATTGTCTTTCCCGTCAGGAAGTTCCTCGGCAAAAGGGAAGGTATTGGGGTCGCTATCATCACAGTCATCACTATTTTCTACAAAACCCAACGGTTTGAGGCAATCCTGTATTGTGTTGTTGGGGTCACCGAAACCATCTTTATCCTGATCCGCAAAAAAGGTGATAAATTGCTGATCGGGATTGGGGGTTTCCGGACAATTGTCCAGGGCATCAATAATGCCATCGTTATCCGTATCGGGAAAACCTTCATCAATCTGTCCATCGCAATTATTGTCGATATTATCCGCCTTTTCAGGTGCCTGCGGAAAGATGGTCTCATCGTTGTCATTACAGTCTCCAGCCAATTCCACATAGCCCTCCAAAGGAGTGCAAGAGGTAATAAAGTCGTCAGTATTTCCGAAGCCGTCCTCATCATTGTCCAAATAGTAGGTGGTCAGTATTTGGTCGGGGTTGGGCTGATCGGG from Persicobacter psychrovividus includes the following:
- a CDS encoding DUF2892 domain-containing protein, which gives rise to MATVKLNMGKIDRIVRGIIATIMIFLYLGNIITGNLGTLLLVGAGLLVANSLSGKCYFYSLMGWNSCQTTETAAPRKDVLKQKKP
- a CDS encoding two-component regulator propeller domain-containing protein gives rise to the protein MAFFFSRQFPVFVCFFVCFWTFNFGCSFAQSDQKNLIRWGKGEGLSQNDVFCILQNRQGFMWMGTEEGLNKFDGANFTPFRPQQGDPHALVFHGVRAMVEEDNGVIWVGTLAGLNSYQPENNRFEAMGGDVLERADVRALCLDQANNLWVGTSDQGLWVREQGVFKTYLPGVVCNSLIEDHAGNIWLGTNSGLFCKAGNRPHFEPVSTFDQSQIIRTFAVDQQNNLWIGTYSGGLWKLAEKTHEVVAHYTTENGLNANQVVSLATDHQQGLWIGTENQGLQFLDLKSEKAAIHTIDATETPIRYSTITAIYADNQGRIWLGVYGKGIFMHDPYQPFKQVTYGLHFSKGLTHSSVRSVLKMGDQWLLGTDGGGLNVYNTLSGNISNQQLPDFSRHILSLERDQQGNIWVGSYGKGAYLWNGQRNKPQNYSHLLIEHNVWALKADLSGDGMWMGTSKGLFFRSLDGRRTEKYTHQENDDKSLGDNDVRALMQDVRGDLWVGSFGGLSRFSKKEQRFYNYPISVQMERTLGVMSILEDDHLNIWVGTFGGGVFRFDRSTEKFEPVESLRNLQIFSMVAGQDQQVWMSSNVGIHCFDPRNQQVRFFNIPHDLSLGNFNYGAGVCLEDGTITFGNTEGLVFFNPDAVELDSPAAPVRFTKFELIENVPENRAVFIQEGEKNDEVRLSAGENSFTVNFACLDYGNTRNIGFRYRVGESKDQWVDIGQQRRVTFTDYPSGAHEFHLQAYLINAPDQMVGSRTLNIDLEPRYYETIYFKVLVLLGIMMMIALAWRIKEKNWQHQQTVLNSKVAERTRALQAQKERLQSQNSALEKAERENHELLKAQFSERLYFRERELTAHTLNTIAKNELLKRVKSDLEVMVKKDQSKATDIKGVLHKIDASLEMEQDWKTFNALFAEVHQDFVHNLKSQHPDLTDYNLRLCYLYRLDLSSKDIATTLGISLNSVKVARHRLRKKLNLSEEADLLTYLHGFM
- a CDS encoding MopE-related protein; protein product: MIKITTVRIAFSLLLITLITHCLSAQSCLIEIHREDNIKNKLLGSTYSSNSFAITNLSADNQNISSVRIDLSTALVQGMVFDPAGKAGDLVAKDFTNDDPANQAGVQDASFANGSDEDGYLVMTVNYNNFEPQESSFFSVDVDPRSIKGLPAPGPNDTGSVSGMELIGATVTVMYSDGSSQMAKLAARKNTLAGAWAKLPISPQQAVTIGLNNDPSSPVTRFSSAQTISIAGTPNAKYELTILQGGQYQPANTNLPFAAYEANTIIAVNQFFGTLSNGNVAIEVDLFPENDNEGFFFIMATLVDQDGQPLKSSNPLIVKIDENVEDDDQDGDGITDDIDTCPDAPNPDQQIPIWYVDKDNDGYGVDDPATNLQDCIAPVGYVARAGDCDDQQVNINPEQLEIADNIDNNCDGQVDEGFPDTDNDGIIDELDNCPDQPNPDQILTTYYLDNDEDGFGNTDDFITSCTPLEGYVELAGDCNDNDETIFPQAPEKADNIDNNCDGQIDEGFPDTDNDGIIDALDNCPETPNPDQQFITFFADQDKDGFGDPNNTIQDCLKPLGFVENSDDCDDSDPNTFPFAEELPDGKDNNCDGQIDEGFSNDMDNDGISDELDNCPTVPNPDQIIPVWYADADNDGFGDPNEAVADCQQPTGFVANNQDCDDQNPQINPNATEIADNIDNNCDGQIDEGMTIDGDNDGISDELDNCPTVPNPDQIIPVWYADADNDGFGDPNEAVADCQQPTGFVDNNQDCDDQNPQINPNATEIADNIDNNCDGRIDEGVVNINPTITAIKLIEDDRVTEVKILNTTDTLTLDSFINDFLKFESAQTDSVSIEVDGEVLTVVAANELIRLSDIIFEDKSNYVIEFTPFSFNGQQQVIGLERTINLFIGPGAGAPNTPLSGGTNSQLPPFTFEADGQQWNLKVLKEGQLLIANTLGQLILQTKATAGMRYELSALQQQTIIVKWTHLSQQYQKTVRKVE